From Zingiber officinale cultivar Zhangliang chromosome 5B, Zo_v1.1, whole genome shotgun sequence, the proteins below share one genomic window:
- the LOC121986440 gene encoding valine--tRNA ligase, chloroplastic/mitochondrial 2-like, whose amino-acid sequence MLNVMNKDGTLNEVAGIYCGLDRFEARKKVWSDLEETDLAVKKEPHVLRVPRSQCGGEVIEPLVSKQWFVTMEPLTEKALHAVENGELTILPERFEKDPGLARQEC is encoded by the exons ATGCTCAATGTTATGAACAAAGATGGTACTTTGAATGAGGTTGCTGGGATATACTG TGGATTAGACAGATTTGAGGCTCGAAAGAAGGTTTGGTCTGATCTGGAAGAGACTGATCTGGCAGTAAAAAAGGAACCTCATGTATTACGAGTTCCCAGATCGCAGTGTGGTGGTGAA GTAATAGAGCCACTTGTGAGTAAGCAGTGGTTTGTCACTATGGAGCCATTGACTGAGAAAGCCCTTCATGCTGTTGAAAATGGAGAATTGACCATTCTTCCTGAGAGATTTGAGAAG GACCCTGGGCTGGCCAGACAAGAATGCTGA